The Propionispora vibrioides genomic sequence AAGTAACCTGCCACAAGGCCGCCTGTCTGCGGGAAGCTATCAAAATGATTGTCCTGGCCGACGTCATTATGAGTCTGGACAATGTATTGGCCTTGGCCGGTGTAGCCAATACCGTGCCGGAAGGCAAATACCTGCTCATTGTGCTCGGTCTGCTGGCCAGCATTCCCCTGGTCATGTTCGGCGCCCAGGTACTGAGCCATTTAATGGACAGATTTCCCATTATCGTGTATGCCGGTGCCGGCATTCTGGGCTATGCCGCTTCGGAAATGATCGCGACCGATCCGGCACTGCACGCTTTCACGGCCAATTATCAGACTCTTCTCCACATCACTCTGGTAGTGCTGGTGTTGGTGGTCGGCTATGTTCAAAAACACCGTGCAGTCCGTTAACATTCCATGACAATATGCCAAGAGGGAAGCTGCGTCACCTGTACCACTGCAGCTTCCCTCTTGGCATATTGTTTTTAATGCTAACTGCTCCAGGAGGAACTGTCACCATACACTGTCCCGGTATTTTCATACGACTGAATGGCGCTGACCAGTTGACTTTGGCTAACGCCACTTACCGAGTTGCTGTCCGCCTGCTCCGGCGGTGGTGGAGGCGGCATCATGCCCGACTGCCCCTGAGCTGTATTCAGCAAGGCCTGCAATGCGCTCAAATCGGAATCGGTTACCGTGCCGTTTTTTACCTTTTCCAGAAAGGACTGCAAGGTCAGTGTACTGTCAGTCGCATCGGTGCTGTCAGATGTTGTTTGCGCAACCCCGGTCTGGCTGCCCGATTGCGCCAGGACACCCTGGATACCGCTTACATCGGTTCCCGTAGCCGTACCGCTTTGCACCCTGTCCAGAAAAGCACTGATAGCATCCTCGTCACTGGTTGTCGACGTAAGGTTGTCCATCGATGGCGGCGGCGGTGGCATCATCATGGCCATAGCCATATCGCTGCTGGTCTCATCGGTTCCGTCATCGTCGCTGCTGCTGACAGGCAGCAGGCCCTGACTCATCATACCACTGAACAAGTCTTGAATCGAAGTGTCATCCAAATCAGTACTGCTAGTGGCGCTTTGCGCCTGGCTATCGTCTGTTGCGGTAGTGTCCGTAGTACTGTTTGTCGAACTATTTTTCCGGCTATGATGGGGATAATACATCCAGTTGTTACTAATAGAAGAAATTGACATTATTTCACTCTCCTTTACTGATAGTGGTCGCTGTAAGTTGCTTCCTGTTTTATTGTCGCGGTACTCTATTGGAATACACTTTGAAAATTAAACGAATATTCCATTGGCCAATAATTTTT encodes the following:
- a CDS encoding TerC family protein, giving the protein MDFLPSFSLEWLLGFGGIMLIDLVLSGDNAVVIALASKNLPPNERKLAIRWGSAAAVGLRIVLTFTAASLLDIPYLRFAGGLALIWIAIKLLDKDESEVTCHKAACLREAIKMIVLADVIMSLDNVLALAGVANTVPEGKYLLIVLGLLASIPLVMFGAQVLSHLMDRFPIIVYAGAGILGYAASEMIATDPALHAFTANYQTLLHITLVVLVLVVGYVQKHRAVR